The following DNA comes from Nitrospirota bacterium.
TTTCATCCACAAAAATTTTCATACAACTACTTCGTCCGGAATGACCTGATCTTCTGTCAGCGAAGCAGCATATTCAATACAGGCGAGGATATCTTCATGTTTAAGAGAAGGATATTCCTTAATGAGATCTTCAATAGTATCTCCATTCGCTAACATATGCAAAATCTGGTGAACAGGGATACGTGTCCCTTTGATACATGCCTGTCCATGACAAATCTGCGGATTAATTGTTATGCGTTCAACCATAACCATCCCTCCTCTATTATTTATTGTCTGTAATATATTATATTTTATATAAAAATTTCTACTTTTTCTATGATAATTTTCCCCGCCCTACCCCTTATCATTAACAAATAGCCTCTTTTAGCCTCTTGTAAATTGCGCATAAATCAGTCACTCAGGCGGGCAGGTTTTAAGCCGGAGTTGTAGGGTTTCCCGTGAAAACAGAAACTATTTTTCAGCAGTCCCAAGTTTTCACTTTAACTGTTATTTTTGCTTTAGTTATATATTAATAATTCTTATAAAATATATAGTTTTTATAAAAAACCTTGACAAATCTGGGGGGAGTAGTGTAAGACATATTAGTATAATTCCCTATGTGACAACACTTGGGAAACCTAAAAATTTTTAGAATAACAACAGCCTCAAAGGTCAAGTAAATTCCATTGGAATTTACTTGACCTTTGAGGACAGATAAGGAGAGTGGGAATTATGAGAAAGCGCATAGGTATATCAATTACAATTGGGTTTGCTCTTTTTTGTTTTTCTTGCACACATATGATAGCGACAAGAATGAGTGAAAATTACTGGAAGAAACCGAACACTTCAATCTTGCTTGAGACAAATGATATTATAGTTTTCTCTATGACACCAACCGAATTTCAGGTGTCTGGAGGCTCCTGGCATTCTGAAACAAATTCTTATATTTTCTCTGACAGATTTTTTGAGGTGTTATCTAATCTTGAAAACGTCCCTTCACTTCCTAAGGACTTAAATTTCCAATTTGTGAAAGATATACCATCAGAATGGAAAGAAAAATTGAAACAAGGGGTGTTTGAAAGAGGTAATGCAACTATATATTATAAAGCTCCTGATAGCAAATTTAAATATCTTGGTTTTGCAGCTTATTCTCAAAAAGAGAAAGAAAAACAATTAAAAGTATTAAGGACATTTGATAAAAAAAATTATAAGGTCTTACAAGATTTAGACCCTTCTGGCACACGCCAGATGACACAGGTTGGTGCTTACAAAGTAGGAGTAGCATCAATGCTGATAGGAGCCTTTATAGATAATAGTAGAATAGATTTCTTTTGGACAGGCCATGATAAGAACTTTAAGGTAAAAACATTTAGTTTAGAGTAAATTTTTTTATTGAATGCTGAGCTACAGATGTTTGTTTTGTATGTCATTATTCTTCAGGGTTTATAAATAAAATCTACTAATTTTTATATAGCCCGTTTTGTACTTAAAGGTGAAGCAGGATAAATATTGTCTTCGATAGTAAATGATCTTCTTACTGAGAGATGAAGATGGCAGCGGAGAGAGGAAAATGGATGCAGGTTTTTATTCTTCACTTAAGGAAAATTGTAGAATAAAAAGAGGCAGCAACCTAACAAAACGCTACTTGAACGAGTGCCAAAGGTCGCTTTTTGGACTGAGGATATTTTCAGTCTGCAAAACGTCTTTATCCTTTCTCATATCTTACGGTGGCACTCGTCAGTCATCAGAGCGTTATTTATATATTTGTTGACATTGTCATCTAACCGGTCTCAAAGATTGTGACTACAACATATAGGGGCAACAGAAAATTGAAAGAAACAAAGGTGGTGCAACAAATGACAAAAATAACAGAGTTAAAAGTTGAGCGTTGGAAAGAAATAAGACATATATTTGAGATGTTCAGTTATAAATGGGTTTTCCGAGGCCAGCGCGAAAGCACATGGCAGTTAAGCACTCCGTTCAAAAGAATTGTAGATGGTTTTAATTTTGGGAGAAATGGTAATGGCAGGAAAAATCACTTAAAAAAACTAGAACTTGATATTTTAAAAAATTTTAAGGCACGTGCCCACCATTATCTAAATAATCTTCCAAATGATAATAATTATTTGGAGTGGTTTTCTTTACTGATACACCATGGTGCTCCGAGCAGGTTTTTAAACTGGACAAGATCACCATACGTAGCAAGTTATTTTGCTCTTGAAGATACTACTAAAGATTCAAAAAAAACGAACGGTGAAATAGACTGGTCTGCCGATAATAAGAGCTGTGCTGTCTGGGCATTAAATCTGGAATGGTGTGAAAAAGAGGCATTTAAAACTTTAAGAAAGTGGATGAAGAATAAAAATGTCTTTATTTTTAATCGTCTTAAGGATGTTATTTTTAATAACGATATCCCATTTGTTGTGCCTGTTAAGCCATCACGACTAAATGAAAGAATAACAATTCAACAGGGTATTTTATTGTGTGTTGGTAATTCAGAATCTAATATGGAGGACAATTTAAAAGGATATAGCAATATTAAGAATAATATAATAAAAATAATAATTCCAAAAGCTGTATGGATAGACGGCTTAATGGAACTGAACAGAATGAATATCAATAGAGCCACTTTATTCCCTGGAATTGATGGTTTTGCAGAATCTTTAGGCAAGACATCTATCCCCACATATTGGTATGAACAACATTCACATATTCCAAAGAACCAGCAGGATGGTTTATCACGATTTTTAGGATGTAACCGTACATTTTATATTACCACACCAAATGTCTCGGGTATGTTACATGATATGACAAAGCCTTTTAATGATAGAGACATAAATATCGAATCTATAATACAAACTCAGTTGTCTCATTCACAGCAATGGGTTTTTGATGTACAATTGAAGAAAAAATATAATAATTCTAAAGCCATTAAGCTCATTAAATTTGAATTAGATCCAATTGCATGCAAAGAAGAAAATATAAGTTCTAAATTATGTGGTAAATACAGATGCAAGGAAGCGTTTTGCAAAGAAAAAATTTTTGAAGGGGTAGAAAACAGAAACAGGAAAACTTAACAATTGATGGGATTTCCATCCGCCT
Coding sequences within:
- a CDS encoding DUF433 domain-containing protein; translation: MVERITINPQICHGQACIKGTRIPVHQILHMLANGDTIEDLIKEYPSLKHEDILACIEYAASLTEDQVIPDEVVV
- a CDS encoding FRG domain-containing protein; protein product: MKETKVVQQMTKITELKVERWKEIRHIFEMFSYKWVFRGQRESTWQLSTPFKRIVDGFNFGRNGNGRKNHLKKLELDILKNFKARAHHYLNNLPNDNNYLEWFSLLIHHGAPSRFLNWTRSPYVASYFALEDTTKDSKKTNGEIDWSADNKSCAVWALNLEWCEKEAFKTLRKWMKNKNVFIFNRLKDVIFNNDIPFVVPVKPSRLNERITIQQGILLCVGNSESNMEDNLKGYSNIKNNIIKIIIPKAVWIDGLMELNRMNINRATLFPGIDGFAESLGKTSIPTYWYEQHSHIPKNQQDGLSRFLGCNRTFYITTPNVSGMLHDMTKPFNDRDINIESIIQTQLSHSQQWVFDVQLKKKYNNSKAIKLIKFELDPIACKEENISSKLCGKYRCKEAFCKEKIFEGVENRNRKT